One part of the Cupriavidus oxalaticus genome encodes these proteins:
- the tnpC gene encoding IS66 family transposase, whose product MTTANAYPDDIEALKALLLERDARIGHLQDVVDSQKAATATDKAEIEHLKLLIAKLRRMQFGRRSEKLDRQIEQLELRLEELEADEGAAPIETRTVPEQVQRKPLPEHLPREILTHWPESRDTCTACGAPMKQLGEDVSEQLEYVPASFRVIRHVRPKLACSCCDHIAQAAAPSRPIERGMAGPGLLAHVLVSKFADHLPLYRQSVIYAREGVELERSLLAKWVGHSATLLQPLVDALRRHVMAATKLHADDTPVPVLAPGNGKTKTGRLWVYVRDDRSSGDTTPPAVWFAYTPDRKGIHPQQHLESFTGTLQADAYGGYQAIYETGRVAEAACWAHARRQFYELHAARPNALNTEALERIGALYKVEEQIRGKPPDERRAYRQAQVRPQLDQLHAWLSATLETLSRKSDTSRAILYALNRWEALTRYCDDGRLEIDNLPVERALRGVAIGRRNYLFAGADSGGERAAAIYSLIGTAKLNGVDPEAYLRFVLARIADHAINRVDELTPWVVAEQLATPA is encoded by the coding sequence ATGACGACGGCGAACGCGTACCCGGACGACATCGAAGCGCTCAAGGCCCTGCTGCTGGAGCGCGATGCCCGCATCGGGCATCTGCAAGACGTGGTCGATTCGCAGAAGGCAGCGACGGCAACGGACAAGGCGGAGATCGAGCATCTCAAGTTGCTGATTGCGAAGCTGCGCCGCATGCAGTTCGGTCGTCGCTCGGAGAAGCTGGACCGCCAGATCGAACAGCTCGAACTGCGCCTGGAAGAACTCGAGGCCGACGAAGGTGCCGCACCCATCGAGACGCGTACGGTACCGGAACAGGTACAACGTAAGCCGTTGCCAGAACACCTGCCTCGCGAGATCCTGACCCATTGGCCTGAATCACGTGACACCTGCACGGCATGCGGTGCGCCGATGAAGCAGCTTGGCGAGGACGTCTCCGAACAGCTTGAATATGTGCCGGCGAGCTTCCGGGTCATCCGCCATGTGCGACCGAAGCTGGCATGTTCGTGCTGCGATCACATTGCCCAAGCTGCTGCACCGAGCCGTCCCATTGAGCGAGGCATGGCTGGCCCGGGACTGCTGGCTCACGTGCTGGTCTCGAAGTTCGCGGATCACCTTCCGCTCTACCGGCAGTCTGTGATCTATGCGCGTGAAGGTGTCGAGTTGGAGCGCTCGCTGCTAGCGAAGTGGGTTGGTCACAGTGCAACGCTGCTGCAACCGCTCGTCGACGCACTGCGTCGTCACGTCATGGCGGCGACGAAGCTCCATGCCGACGATACGCCAGTCCCGGTGCTCGCACCAGGTAACGGCAAGACTAAAACCGGACGCCTGTGGGTGTATGTACGTGACGACAGGTCGTCCGGCGACACAACTCCGCCGGCCGTCTGGTTTGCCTATACTCCGGACCGCAAGGGCATCCACCCGCAGCAGCATCTCGAATCGTTCACCGGGACGTTGCAGGCCGATGCCTATGGCGGCTACCAGGCGATTTACGAAACGGGACGCGTTGCCGAGGCAGCGTGCTGGGCCCATGCCAGGCGGCAGTTCTACGAATTGCATGCGGCTCGCCCGAATGCCCTGAACACCGAGGCGCTGGAACGCATCGGCGCACTATACAAGGTCGAAGAGCAGATCCGGGGCAAACCACCCGACGAACGCCGCGCGTATCGACAGGCGCAAGTGCGTCCACAACTCGATCAACTCCACGCGTGGCTGAGCGCCACCTTGGAGACGCTCTCGCGCAAATCTGACACGAGTCGGGCGATCCTGTACGCCCTGAACCGGTGGGAGGCGCTCACGCGCTATTGCGACGACGGACGACTGGAGATCGACAACCTGCCGGTTGAGCGCGCATTGCGCGGGGTGGCTATCGGCCGCCGAAATTACCTGTTCGCTGGTGCGGACTCGGGTGGGGAACGCGCCGCCGCAATTTACAGCCTGATCGGCACGGCCAAACTCAACGGCGTCGATCCAGAGGCTTACCTACGCTTCGTGCTGGCACGCATCGCGGATCACGCGATCAACCGTGTCGACGAACTCACGCCATGGGTCGTCGCTGAGCAACTGGCTACGCCAGCATAA
- the tnpB gene encoding IS66 family insertion sequence element accessory protein TnpB (TnpB, as the term is used for proteins encoded by IS66 family insertion elements, is considered an accessory protein, since TnpC, encoded by a neighboring gene, is a DDE family transposase.) — protein MPGLPAGTRVWLAAGVTDMRSGFNSLAAKVQTVLERDPFSGHVFVFRGRRGDLVKVLWWSGDGMCLLMKRLERGRFVWPRADGGVVSLSQAQLSMLLEGIDWRQPVRTAEPISAL, from the coding sequence ATGCCGGGCCTTCCCGCTGGAACGCGGGTGTGGTTGGCTGCCGGCGTGACCGATATGCGCTCTGGCTTCAACAGCCTGGCCGCGAAGGTGCAGACTGTGCTAGAGCGGGACCCGTTCAGCGGCCACGTGTTTGTGTTCCGTGGCCGACGAGGTGACCTTGTCAAGGTGCTTTGGTGGAGCGGTGATGGCATGTGTCTGTTGATGAAACGGCTTGAACGCGGACGCTTCGTCTGGCCGCGTGCGGATGGGGGCGTCGTCAGCCTGAGCCAGGCGCAGCTCTCAATGCTGCTGGAAGGCATCGACTGGCGACAGCCGGTGCGCACGGCGGAGCCGATCTCGGCGTTGTAA
- the tnpA gene encoding IS66-like element accessory protein TnpA, with the protein MEIKARGRRRGSKNYAKEFRMQVVAETLDPARSLSEVARAHGLNANLVSKWRRDQERAAASASEPAELFLPIEMASPPMPEPIGSSGLVIECRGVRVCLDGKPEPDVLQLVLASLLGVSS; encoded by the coding sequence ATGGAAATCAAGGCGCGGGGTCGCCGGCGAGGCTCCAAGAATTACGCGAAGGAATTCCGCATGCAGGTCGTGGCGGAAACCTTGGACCCGGCACGCTCACTGTCAGAAGTTGCACGAGCGCATGGCCTTAACGCGAATCTCGTGTCGAAGTGGCGGCGGGATCAGGAGCGGGCGGCGGCGTCCGCATCCGAGCCGGCCGAACTATTCCTGCCCATAGAGATGGCATCGCCGCCGATGCCGGAGCCGATTGGATCGTCCGGGCTTGTCATCGAATGTCGTGGCGTGCGCGTGTGTCTCGACGGCAAGCCCGAGCCTGATGTCTTGCAGCTCGTGCTGGCGAGCTTGCTGGGAGTGAGTTCATGA
- a CDS encoding IS110 family transposase, which produces MKVTTIGIDLAKNVFQVHGVNELGRATLRKQLKRAQVAEFFATLPPSVIGMEACGSAHHWARKLQSFGHTVRLMAPQFVKPYVKTNKNDPADAEAICEAVARPNMRFVPIKNLEQQAVLALHRARQGFVKARTSQANQIRGLLAEFGLVVPQGIGKIARQVPELIEDATNELPGSFRLLIQRLLEHLKELDRQADEIGAQIEAWHRDSELSRKLAQVPGIGPITASALVATVGNARNFTSGRQLAAWLGLVPRQNSSGGKNVLLGISKRGDTYLRTLLIHGARAVIYRAKPKGATSSWLQTLLLRRNVNVAAVALANKNARIIWALLTQNRDFCPDYAPTAARQPAEA; this is translated from the coding sequence ATGAAGGTCACGACGATCGGCATCGACTTGGCGAAAAATGTCTTTCAGGTTCACGGTGTGAATGAGCTTGGCAGAGCCACGTTGAGGAAGCAGCTCAAGCGTGCCCAGGTGGCCGAGTTCTTTGCGACTCTGCCGCCGAGTGTAATTGGGATGGAGGCGTGTGGCAGCGCGCACCACTGGGCTCGCAAGCTGCAGAGCTTCGGTCACACTGTGCGGCTGATGGCGCCGCAGTTCGTCAAGCCGTATGTCAAAACGAACAAGAACGATCCGGCCGATGCCGAGGCGATCTGCGAAGCGGTGGCACGGCCGAATATGAGGTTTGTGCCTATCAAGAACCTTGAGCAGCAGGCGGTGCTGGCGCTGCACCGTGCGCGTCAGGGCTTTGTGAAAGCGCGTACCTCGCAGGCCAACCAGATCCGCGGATTGCTGGCTGAGTTTGGGTTGGTTGTTCCACAGGGCATTGGGAAAATTGCCAGGCAGGTCCCGGAGTTGATCGAGGATGCGACCAATGAGTTGCCGGGCTCGTTCCGTCTGCTCATCCAGCGGCTGCTGGAGCATCTGAAGGAACTGGACCGTCAGGCCGATGAAATTGGCGCGCAGATCGAAGCATGGCATCGGGATAGCGAGTTGAGCCGCAAGCTGGCGCAAGTTCCAGGAATCGGCCCGATTACTGCCAGTGCGCTGGTAGCGACTGTAGGCAACGCGCGGAACTTCACCAGCGGCCGCCAATTGGCGGCGTGGCTTGGCCTTGTGCCTCGACAAAACTCCAGCGGAGGAAAAAACGTCTTGCTCGGCATCAGCAAGCGAGGGGATACGTATTTGCGAACGCTGCTCATCCATGGCGCTCGCGCGGTGATCTACAGGGCCAAGCCCAAAGGGGCGACGAGCAGTTGGCTCCAAACATTGCTCTTGCGACGCAATGTCAATGTGGCTGCCGTGGCGCTGGCAAACAAGAATGCAAGAATCATCTGGGCGCTGCTGACACAGAACCGCGACTTCTGTCCTGATTATGCCCCTACCGCAGCGCGGCAGCCTGCGGAGGCCTGA
- a CDS encoding DUF779 domain-containing protein: protein MVDKVLATSAALALIEKLKSKHGNFFFHQSGGCCDNSAVNAYLPGELTIGAGDVYLGDIGGVPFYIGQNQYQYWMHTQLIVDVIEGTGGTFSLEGPEGSVFHARSRVFTEEEIKELDLR from the coding sequence ATGGTCGACAAGGTTCTGGCTACCTCAGCGGCATTGGCGCTGATCGAGAAGCTAAAGAGCAAGCACGGAAATTTCTTCTTTCACCAGTCGGGCGGTTGCTGTGACAACAGTGCTGTCAATGCGTACCTTCCTGGCGAGCTGACGATAGGTGCAGGCGATGTCTATCTGGGTGACATCGGTGGCGTTCCTTTTTATATCGGTCAGAACCAGTACCAGTACTGGATGCATACCCAACTCATCGTTGACGTGATTGAGGGCACGGGCGGTACGTTCTCGTTAGAGGGACCGGAGGGCAGCGTGTTTCATGCTCGATCGCGGGTCTTCACCGAGGAAGAGATAAAGGAATTGGATCTGCGCTGA